A single genomic interval of Deltaproteobacteria bacterium harbors:
- the accB gene encoding acetyl-CoA carboxylase biotin carboxyl carrier protein: protein MAAKRVSRPKGPAKTERLPDVRALAEILREYDLTEVEVERSGERVRISRGFAPGSLPPGVSGGAAAMVTGASAAEESVEEAGVSITSPFVGTFYRAPSPGSPAFAEVGQVVTKGQVLCIVEAMKLMNEIEAEASCKILAILVNNGDPVEYGQALFRVQPA from the coding sequence ATGGCAGCAAAGCGGGTGTCGCGGCCCAAGGGACCGGCGAAGACCGAGCGCCTACCCGACGTACGAGCGCTGGCGGAGATCCTTCGAGAGTACGACCTGACCGAGGTGGAGGTCGAGCGATCGGGTGAGCGCGTGCGCATCAGCCGAGGGTTCGCGCCCGGCTCGCTGCCGCCCGGGGTGTCGGGGGGGGCCGCGGCGATGGTAACGGGGGCCTCGGCCGCGGAGGAGAGCGTCGAGGAGGCGGGCGTCTCGATCACCTCGCCCTTCGTGGGGACCTTCTATCGAGCGCCGAGCCCGGGATCCCCGGCCTTCGCCGAGGTGGGCCAGGTCGTCACCAAGGGACAGGTGCTCTGCATCGTAGAGGCCATGAAGCTGATGAACGAGATCGAGGCCGAGGCGAGCTGCAAGATCCTCGCGATCCTCGTGAACAACGGCGACCCCGTCGAGTACGGGCAAGCGCTCTTTCGCGTCCAGCCGGCGTAG
- the accC gene encoding acetyl-CoA carboxylase biotin carboxylase subunit yields the protein MFGKVLVANRGEIALRVIRACKELGLKTVAVHSVADADALHVRFADETVCIGPAPSPASYLNIPAIISAAEITGADAVHPGYGFLAENDEFAELCGRCGLRFIGPSPELMRIMGDKVRARRTMADSGVPMLPGSGVVESERDAEAAAEQVGYPLIVKASAGGGGRGMKIVESPAQLLGAWAMARAEAQAGFGNPAVYFERYLERPRHIEIQVMADRHGNAVHLGERECSIQRRHQKLVEEAPSCVFDQAARDRLGGVAVKAIRAVGYDSVGTLEFLMDAAGQCYFMEMNTRIQVEHTVTEEVTGFDLVQEQILCAAGERLSFKQDDVQLQGHAIECRINAEDPRSYAPWPGRITALHLPGGFGVRVDTAIYDGYVVPPHYDSLIAKLVVHAPTRDRAIERLRRALSELVVEGIRTNAELYQRILRFADFRAGRLDTGFLARLEASGA from the coding sequence ATGTTCGGCAAGGTACTCGTCGCTAACCGCGGAGAGATCGCGCTGCGGGTGATCCGCGCCTGCAAAGAGCTCGGCCTGAAGACCGTGGCCGTGCACTCCGTCGCCGACGCGGACGCGCTTCACGTACGGTTCGCCGACGAGACGGTCTGCATCGGCCCCGCGCCGTCACCGGCCTCGTACCTCAACATCCCGGCCATCATCAGCGCCGCCGAGATCACGGGGGCCGACGCCGTTCACCCCGGCTACGGCTTCCTCGCCGAGAACGACGAGTTCGCGGAGCTCTGCGGGCGCTGCGGCCTGCGGTTCATCGGCCCGTCCCCCGAGCTGATGCGCATCATGGGCGACAAGGTGCGGGCTCGCCGGACCATGGCCGACTCCGGCGTGCCGATGCTTCCCGGATCGGGCGTCGTGGAGAGCGAGCGCGACGCCGAGGCGGCCGCCGAGCAGGTCGGCTACCCGCTGATCGTGAAGGCCTCCGCCGGCGGCGGCGGGCGCGGGATGAAGATCGTCGAGAGCCCGGCCCAGCTTTTGGGCGCGTGGGCCATGGCGCGCGCCGAGGCGCAGGCGGGGTTCGGCAACCCGGCCGTCTACTTCGAACGGTATCTGGAACGGCCGCGCCACATCGAGATCCAGGTCATGGCCGACCGGCACGGCAACGCGGTGCACCTCGGCGAGCGAGAGTGTTCGATCCAGCGTCGCCACCAGAAGCTCGTCGAGGAGGCCCCGTCGTGCGTCTTCGACCAGGCCGCGCGAGACCGGCTCGGAGGCGTGGCGGTCAAGGCCATTCGCGCCGTGGGCTACGACAGCGTGGGCACCCTCGAGTTCCTGATGGACGCGGCGGGCCAGTGCTACTTCATGGAGATGAACACGCGCATCCAGGTCGAGCACACGGTCACCGAGGAGGTCACCGGCTTCGACCTCGTGCAGGAGCAGATCCTGTGCGCCGCGGGTGAGCGACTGTCGTTCAAGCAGGACGACGTGCAGCTCCAGGGTCACGCCATCGAGTGCCGCATCAACGCGGAGGACCCGAGGAGCTACGCGCCGTGGCCGGGTCGCATCACGGCCCTGCACCTGCCGGGGGGGTTCGGCGTGCGAGTGGACACGGCGATCTACGACGGGTACGTGGTCCCTCCGCACTACGACTCGCTCATTGCCAAGCTGGTGGTGCACGCGCCGACCCGGGACCGGGCCATCGAGCGCCTGCGGCGGGCCCTGTCGGAGCTGGTCGTGGAGGGCATCCGCACCAACGCCGAGCTCTATCAGCGCATCTTGCGCTTCGCGGACTTCCGTGCCGGCCGACTGGACACGGGCTTTCTGGCACGCCTCGAGGCGTCGGGGGCGTGA
- a CDS encoding tetratricopeptide repeat protein, translating into MAGSINKNKIIAAAQKFVQKGQYDRAIREYSKIVEEDPRDVRIWLKIGDLYAKKSSKQEAVDTYIKVAEFYSEQGFYLKAVAVYKQILKLNPALVDVNLKLAELYKQLGLLNDAMHQYEVVSNYFHQTGRTKDALAALRQIVDLDPENVASRIKLAELYSKEQMRPEAVEEFSKAADYLRASNRVEDFIKVAERLVFHQPDNLAVTKELASLYLQRQDPRRALQKLQLAFKADPRDEDTLSMLAQAFQDLGQVAKTVPVLKELAQIQADGGQHEERLKTLRRILVLAPDDAEALQALGQASAGAPARPAAPAPKPQSEAAAPKAAAPSRAPAYPPERLEAYDDEPAAVPPLELPYPDDLPAEYLPPLDVGVPPPPTFKGGAEDLGEETARVLTEAEVYIKYGLHEKAIDHLRQVFGRDPHNVPVRLKLRDLYLQIGRYADASRELYTLAQRMAASEAKAAAQYLNEALELDPGNHAARQLLNQLEAGRARPGAGPSASAASQPEYLDEGFAEESFSGSGYRETAPIDLDTDDIVEEIPIEAVDLLEVEGSSRVTDYVHDTATMSPARRRGRSSRPVRPLEPSGSGVIELRGETTDTLGGGTPSSEVIALPADSRPSDSQLRIGEEETSGEGLEDDLEEADFFILQNLFGEARTILDELRSRYPRHPLVAAKLADLAKLEQRALSTPGLLETEDTTSDLADELAAELDDDVQLPVELSENYSVEDVFDEFKRGGEAQVSDEDSDTHYDLGIAYREMGLLDDAVAEFKVAMRSREKEVLCHMMIGLCLVEKGMVSEAINQFKSGLYVNGITDRETIALYFELGQAYENLQDLREALYYYEKVGKKDPRFRDVAGRIQRLRRLAGRSDDGSPSNSGGGGTNSGDGPTLSENTDALKLV; encoded by the coding sequence GTGGCCGGCAGCATCAACAAGAACAAGATCATCGCTGCGGCCCAGAAGTTCGTCCAAAAGGGCCAGTATGATCGTGCGATTCGTGAGTACTCCAAGATCGTCGAGGAGGATCCGCGAGACGTCCGCATCTGGCTCAAGATCGGCGACCTCTACGCCAAGAAGAGCTCCAAACAGGAGGCCGTAGACACCTACATTAAGGTGGCCGAGTTCTACTCGGAGCAGGGCTTCTATCTGAAGGCCGTCGCGGTCTACAAGCAGATCCTCAAGCTGAACCCGGCGCTGGTCGACGTCAATCTGAAGCTGGCCGAGCTCTACAAGCAGCTCGGCCTGCTGAACGATGCGATGCACCAGTACGAGGTCGTCTCGAACTACTTCCATCAGACGGGGCGCACCAAGGACGCGCTCGCCGCGCTTCGCCAGATCGTGGACCTCGATCCCGAGAACGTGGCCAGTCGTATCAAGCTGGCGGAGCTCTACAGCAAGGAGCAGATGCGGCCGGAGGCGGTGGAGGAGTTCTCCAAGGCCGCCGACTACCTGCGAGCCAGCAATCGGGTGGAGGACTTCATCAAGGTCGCCGAGCGGCTGGTGTTCCACCAGCCCGACAACCTGGCGGTGACGAAGGAGCTCGCGAGCCTCTACCTGCAGCGGCAGGATCCGCGGCGGGCCTTGCAGAAGCTCCAGCTGGCCTTCAAGGCCGACCCGCGGGACGAGGATACGCTCAGCATGCTGGCCCAGGCCTTCCAGGACCTGGGGCAGGTGGCCAAGACGGTTCCCGTGCTCAAGGAGCTGGCGCAGATCCAGGCGGATGGGGGGCAGCACGAGGAGCGGCTCAAGACCCTGCGGCGCATCCTGGTCCTGGCTCCCGACGACGCGGAGGCGCTCCAGGCCCTGGGCCAGGCCTCCGCGGGGGCGCCCGCGCGTCCGGCGGCCCCCGCGCCCAAGCCGCAGAGCGAGGCCGCGGCCCCCAAGGCGGCGGCCCCCTCGCGGGCCCCGGCCTATCCGCCCGAACGGCTGGAGGCCTACGACGACGAGCCGGCGGCGGTGCCGCCCCTCGAGCTGCCGTATCCCGACGACCTCCCCGCCGAGTACCTCCCCCCGCTGGACGTGGGCGTCCCGCCCCCGCCGACCTTCAAAGGGGGGGCCGAGGACCTCGGGGAAGAGACGGCCCGGGTGCTGACGGAGGCCGAGGTCTACATCAAGTACGGCCTGCACGAGAAGGCGATCGACCACCTGCGACAGGTCTTCGGGCGCGATCCGCACAACGTGCCCGTACGGCTCAAGCTGCGGGACCTCTACTTGCAGATCGGTCGGTACGCCGACGCGTCGCGCGAGCTCTATACGCTGGCGCAGCGGATGGCCGCCTCGGAGGCCAAGGCTGCGGCGCAGTACCTGAACGAGGCCCTCGAGCTCGACCCGGGCAACCACGCCGCCCGTCAGCTGCTGAATCAGCTCGAGGCGGGGCGTGCCCGTCCGGGCGCGGGGCCTTCGGCGTCGGCCGCCTCGCAGCCCGAGTACCTCGACGAGGGTTTTGCCGAGGAATCGTTCTCCGGCTCCGGGTATCGCGAGACCGCGCCCATCGACCTCGACACGGACGACATCGTCGAGGAGATCCCGATCGAGGCGGTGGACCTCCTCGAGGTGGAGGGCTCGTCCCGCGTCACCGACTACGTGCACGACACCGCGACCATGTCACCGGCGCGGCGCCGCGGCCGCTCGTCGCGACCCGTGCGGCCGCTCGAGCCGTCGGGCTCAGGGGTCATCGAGCTCCGCGGCGAGACCACCGACACGCTCGGCGGAGGCACGCCGTCGTCCGAGGTCATCGCGCTCCCCGCCGACAGCCGGCCGAGCGACTCGCAGCTGCGCATCGGCGAGGAGGAGACCTCCGGAGAGGGTCTGGAAGACGACCTCGAGGAGGCCGACTTCTTCATCCTGCAGAACCTCTTCGGCGAGGCGCGGACGATCCTCGACGAGCTGCGGTCGCGCTACCCGCGGCACCCGCTCGTCGCGGCGAAGCTCGCGGACCTGGCGAAGCTGGAGCAGAGGGCGCTCTCCACGCCGGGTTTGCTCGAGACCGAAGACACGACCAGCGATCTCGCCGACGAGCTCGCCGCCGAGCTCGACGACGACGTCCAGCTCCCCGTCGAGCTGAGCGAGAACTACAGCGTCGAGGACGTCTTCGACGAGTTCAAGCGCGGGGGCGAGGCGCAGGTAAGCGACGAGGACTCCGACACCCACTACGACCTGGGGATCGCCTACCGCGAGATGGGGCTGCTCGACGACGCGGTCGCCGAGTTCAAGGTCGCGATGCGGTCGCGCGAGAAGGAAGTCCTCTGCCACATGATGATCGGGCTGTGCCTCGTGGAGAAGGGGATGGTCTCCGAGGCGATCAACCAGTTCAAGAGCGGTCTCTACGTCAACGGCATCACCGATCGGGAGACGATCGCGCTCTACTTCGAGCTCGGGCAGGCCTACGAGAACCTGCAGGACCTGCGCGAGGCGCTCTACTACTACGAGAAGGTGGGGAAGAAGGACCCGCGTTTTCGCGATGTGGCGGGGCGGATCCAGCGGCTTCGTCGCCTGGCCGGACGAAGCGACGACGGGAGCCCCTCGAACAGCGGAGGCGGCGGCACCAACAGCGGCGACGGCCCGACCCTCTCGGAAAACACCGACGCCCTCAAGCTCGTGTGA
- a CDS encoding sugar transferase → MGRPSRVDKKVEIVKRAMDVVGAALGLAVTAPFFAVAAAFIKLNDRGPIFYRQKRAGAHMDADGVATEVYTYEMIKFRTMRTDAEKGSARPIRATEGDPRVTRIGRLLRKTRLDELPNLINVLKGEMSIVGPRPERPETIHDLAAAIPFFEERMRNVRPGITGLAQINLDYLGHMDDRHEMAYLRQSLVNPFGLDYQEPTEADDMRTKILFDFAYAAALEKFSTFLLTDLEIILRTPLVMFLGKGR, encoded by the coding sequence ATGGGACGCCCTAGTCGCGTGGACAAGAAGGTCGAGATCGTCAAGAGGGCCATGGACGTCGTCGGAGCCGCGCTCGGCCTCGCCGTCACGGCCCCCTTCTTCGCCGTGGCAGCCGCGTTCATCAAGCTCAACGACCGCGGCCCCATCTTCTACCGCCAGAAGCGCGCCGGTGCGCACATGGACGCCGACGGTGTCGCGACGGAGGTCTACACCTACGAGATGATCAAGTTCCGCACCATGCGGACCGACGCGGAAAAGGGCTCGGCGCGGCCGATCCGGGCCACCGAGGGGGACCCCCGCGTCACCCGCATCGGCCGCCTCCTCCGCAAGACCCGACTCGACGAGCTGCCGAACCTGATCAACGTGCTCAAGGGAGAGATGAGCATCGTGGGTCCGCGCCCCGAACGCCCCGAGACGATCCACGACCTAGCCGCGGCGATCCCCTTCTTCGAGGAGCGGATGCGGAACGTGCGCCCCGGCATCACGGGCCTCGCGCAGATCAACCTGGACTACCTGGGGCACATGGACGACCGGCACGAGATGGCCTACCTCCGGCAGAGCCTCGTCAACCCCTTCGGGCTGGACTACCAGGAGCCGACGGAAGCCGACGACATGCGGACGAAGATCCTCTTCGACTTCGCCTACGCCGCCGCGCTCGAGAAGTTCTCGACCTTCCTGCTGACGGACCTGGAGATCATCTTGCGCACGCCGCTGGTCATGTTCCTCGGCAAGGGGCGCTAG
- a CDS encoding ATP-binding protein: MQASLRAVVPCRLEFRDGVGYLLESLCGGLDQQLAYQVVSAFNEAFNNVVEHSGLGAQADVEVEAWRGEHELKLRIIDGGVAYEVSPVAEDFPELASLPEEGMGWVIIRRCMDEVVLERRDRNVLSMVRYLNRPAGVRI, translated from the coding sequence GTGCAGGCATCACTACGGGCAGTCGTTCCCTGTCGGTTGGAGTTCCGCGACGGCGTGGGGTATCTCCTCGAATCCCTGTGCGGAGGTCTGGACCAGCAGCTCGCGTATCAGGTGGTTTCGGCCTTCAACGAGGCCTTCAACAACGTGGTGGAGCATTCCGGGCTCGGGGCGCAGGCGGACGTCGAGGTGGAGGCCTGGCGAGGCGAGCACGAGCTCAAGCTGAGGATCATCGACGGCGGTGTGGCCTACGAGGTATCGCCCGTCGCGGAGGACTTCCCCGAGCTCGCCTCGTTGCCCGAAGAGGGGATGGGGTGGGTCATCATCCGCCGCTGCATGGATGAGGTGGTCCTCGAACGGAGGGATCGAAATGTGCTATCGATGGTGCGCTACCTCAACCGTCCCGCGGGCGTGAGGATCTAG
- a CDS encoding STAS domain-containing protein: MDPTPDHKVSCETTTHGAATVVTLKGRLDALRLDAVRQMFMDLPEKGSSRLVVDLSGLEWIDSSGVGALITLYKRARTKGGDVKVAGLQRQPKEIFRLLRLESAFEVFDTVELALARFGA; this comes from the coding sequence ATGGACCCAACACCTGACCATAAGGTGAGCTGCGAAACGACGACGCACGGCGCAGCGACCGTGGTGACTCTGAAGGGGCGGCTCGACGCGCTCCGGCTCGATGCAGTGCGGCAGATGTTCATGGACCTGCCGGAGAAGGGGTCGTCGAGGCTGGTCGTGGACCTCTCGGGGCTGGAGTGGATCGACAGCTCGGGGGTCGGCGCGCTCATCACGCTCTACAAGCGGGCGCGCACCAAAGGAGGGGACGTGAAGGTGGCGGGGCTGCAGCGTCAGCCGAAGGAGATCTTCCGGCTCCTGCGACTCGAGTCGGCCTTCGAGGTCTTCGACACCGTCGAACTGGCGTTGGCCCGGTTTGGAGCCTGA
- a CDS encoding SpoIIE family protein phosphatase, producing MACLVAIRGPGTGKRYDLHEECILGRSFNSDIYIGDLNVSRRHARVCRQGEEGYLVEDLGSGNGTFVNDRQISRHPLNPMDVIRIGGSSFRYEPDDARWAPEVLTIIADGVVPEAGDLRIKTDVEQLTKVGSDSEVLVTPGDGRALKMLEAMYAVADAIAVEVELDKLLDKVLDHLFAVFPQADRGFVLLVNPHTGQLVPEAVKQRRGESAGGLKFSQTMVDQLLERGQGMIRGNTVPPGITRPASPAPRPKTSTEDGYLTDGEDRFSLDEQALAATTSSTVPKMGAPLTCRGTALGTLHLEARSTKASFTEDDLALLSAIARQAAVAIANARASQALFGQQRLEADLKLARKIQESFLPQQLPQVRGLEFHAHYVPALHVGGDFYDVIQVAPSQIAILVGDISGKGVSAALLMAKLTTDIRVLSRSGQTPAEVLTQANRLLSASGHDAMFATVLYLLLDLDHRTFTVANAGHQPPMVCSRRFAGTSELDDATAVALGVLPDTVYPQEVYQLIPGDVVLLYTDGINEAQNRHGQEYGMARLRHAVANGPADPRQVVQRLVADVQRFVGSTAQSDDQTLVAFGVTARDLTGPVRLPLPHS from the coding sequence ATGGCCTGCCTGGTTGCGATTCGCGGCCCCGGTACGGGGAAGCGCTACGACCTGCACGAGGAGTGCATCCTCGGGCGCTCGTTCAATAGCGACATCTACATCGGCGACCTGAACGTCTCGCGGAGGCACGCCCGCGTCTGTCGCCAGGGGGAAGAGGGGTACCTCGTCGAGGACCTGGGCAGCGGCAACGGCACGTTCGTCAACGACCGCCAGATCTCGCGGCACCCGCTCAATCCGATGGACGTGATCCGCATCGGAGGCTCCTCGTTCCGCTACGAGCCCGACGACGCGCGGTGGGCCCCCGAGGTGCTGACCATCATCGCCGACGGGGTAGTCCCCGAGGCCGGTGACCTGCGAATCAAGACCGACGTCGAGCAGCTCACCAAGGTGGGCAGCGACAGCGAGGTGCTCGTCACCCCGGGCGATGGGCGCGCGCTCAAGATGCTCGAGGCCATGTACGCGGTCGCCGACGCCATCGCCGTCGAGGTGGAGCTCGACAAGCTGCTCGACAAGGTCCTCGACCACCTCTTCGCGGTCTTCCCGCAGGCCGACCGGGGGTTCGTGCTGCTGGTCAATCCCCACACCGGGCAGCTCGTACCGGAGGCCGTGAAACAGCGCCGCGGGGAGAGCGCGGGAGGCCTGAAATTCTCGCAGACCATGGTCGACCAGCTCCTCGAGCGGGGCCAGGGGATGATCCGCGGCAACACCGTGCCGCCGGGCATCACGCGGCCGGCGAGCCCCGCCCCCCGGCCGAAGACCTCCACCGAGGATGGCTACCTGACCGACGGAGAGGACCGCTTCTCGCTCGACGAGCAGGCGCTCGCCGCCACCACGTCGAGCACGGTCCCCAAGATGGGCGCGCCGCTGACCTGCCGGGGGACCGCCCTCGGGACCCTGCACCTCGAGGCGCGGTCGACGAAGGCCTCGTTCACCGAGGACGACCTGGCCCTCCTCTCGGCCATCGCGCGGCAGGCGGCGGTGGCGATCGCGAACGCCCGCGCCAGCCAGGCCCTCTTCGGACAGCAGCGTCTCGAGGCGGACCTCAAGCTCGCGCGGAAGATCCAGGAGAGCTTCCTGCCGCAGCAGCTGCCGCAGGTGCGCGGGCTCGAGTTCCACGCGCACTACGTCCCGGCGCTCCACGTCGGGGGGGACTTCTACGACGTGATCCAGGTGGCGCCGAGCCAGATCGCGATCCTCGTGGGAGACATCTCCGGCAAGGGCGTGAGCGCGGCGCTCCTGATGGCGAAGCTGACGACGGACATCCGCGTGCTCTCTCGCTCGGGGCAGACTCCCGCGGAGGTGCTCACGCAGGCGAACCGGCTCCTCTCCGCGTCGGGTCACGACGCGATGTTCGCCACGGTGCTCTACCTGCTCCTCGACCTCGATCACCGGACCTTCACCGTGGCGAACGCGGGTCACCAGCCGCCGATGGTCTGCAGCCGGCGCTTCGCGGGGACCTCGGAGCTCGACGACGCCACGGCGGTGGCGCTCGGCGTGCTGCCGGACACCGTGTACCCGCAGGAGGTGTATCAGCTCATCCCGGGCGACGTGGTGCTGCTCTACACCGACGGGATCAACGAGGCGCAGAACCGGCACGGGCAGGAGTACGGGATGGCCCGCCTGCGCCACGCGGTGGCGAACGGACCGGCCGATCCGCGACAGGTGGTGCAGCGCCTGGTCGCGGACGTGCAGCGCTTCGTCGGCAGCACGGCCCAGAGCGACGACCAGACGCTGGTGGCCTTCGGCGTCACGGCGCGGGACCTCACCGGGCCCGTGCGACTGCCCCTGCCGCACTCCTGA
- a CDS encoding polysaccharide biosynthesis/export family protein, with translation MFRLLALSGAVLVGSGCPTAAVNYNYATLPDPTGSVYRVKAGDLLLVRVLRNENTTGRYTVRPDGYISLPLGGEIKVEGLSLEEARTHVVERLKRFFQDANDMVSVSLEEVHGVTFSVIGEVQRAGVFESRKHLSVLEALAHAGGLTAYAQPAAIYVLRRHDGRQTKIPVSYDDTVKDPGGNRNFYILTGDIVVVP, from the coding sequence ATGTTTCGCCTTCTTGCCCTCTCTGGCGCTGTCCTCGTCGGGTCAGGCTGCCCGACGGCGGCAGTCAACTACAACTACGCCACCCTGCCGGACCCCACGGGCTCCGTCTACCGCGTCAAGGCGGGCGACCTGCTCCTCGTGCGCGTGCTACGCAACGAGAACACCACGGGGCGCTACACGGTGCGGCCGGACGGCTACATCAGCCTCCCGCTCGGCGGCGAGATCAAGGTGGAGGGCCTCTCCCTCGAGGAGGCGCGCACCCACGTCGTGGAACGCCTCAAGCGCTTCTTCCAGGACGCGAACGACATGGTCTCCGTCTCGCTGGAGGAGGTGCACGGCGTGACCTTCTCCGTGATCGGCGAGGTGCAGCGCGCCGGCGTCTTCGAGAGCCGCAAGCACCTCTCCGTGCTCGAGGCGCTGGCGCACGCCGGCGGCCTGACGGCCTACGCGCAGCCGGCCGCGATCTACGTGCTCCGCCGGCACGACGGCCGGCAGACCAAGATCCCCGTCTCGTACGACGACACGGTCAAGGATCCAGGGGGCAACCGGAACTTCTACATCCTCACGGGCGACATCGTCGTGGTCCCCTGA
- the pepF gene encoding oligoendopeptidase F has product MPKASPERSTVAAADKWKTEHLYPNDAAWEKDRQALVASLAGIAECRGRFKGDRALVLTCLERTFAARKRYARLANYASRRHDEDTRVPGYQGMKEVIEKVGTDFRATTAFIEPELLSLPASFLKGLTGAPDFADYDRYLREVLRLKPHILSPAEEGLLAQASQMQNAGYNAYSAFSGADLVFPTVKDERGKEVRLTQALFSRFRTSPDRKVRKAAFDTLFSTYHGYRNTLASLLSAQVNANLVFVKARKYSSALEAALYPDDIPVSVYENMIAAVNRHLPTLHRYLALRRKRLGLKQLHYYDLYAPIVEKVTLRYPVPKARQTLVEALAPLGSPYTEALARGLAADAGWLDLVPNKGKRSGAYMDGSAYDVHPFVLGNYLDDYNSLSMLAHEMGHAMHSHFSNRHQPYPKADYSIFTAEVASTLNEALLAEHLLRAAKRPGEQLFLLGEQMEGFRLTLFRQCLFAEFELELYRRAERQEALTADVLSELYLKLARRYYGHDDKVVVVDEAYAAEWAYIPHFFYNFYVFQYVTGITAATALAELIREQGATARDRYLDNLIKAGGSDAPIEILKRAGVDLRTTQPYDLAVGVFNRTLDRAEALS; this is encoded by the coding sequence ATGCCCAAGGCCTCCCCCGAGCGCAGCACCGTCGCCGCCGCCGACAAGTGGAAGACCGAGCATCTCTATCCGAACGACGCAGCCTGGGAGAAGGACCGCCAGGCGCTGGTCGCCTCTCTGGCCGGGATCGCCGAGTGCCGCGGGCGCTTCAAGGGAGACCGGGCCCTCGTCCTGACCTGCCTCGAGCGCACCTTCGCCGCCCGGAAGCGCTACGCCCGCCTCGCCAACTACGCCAGCCGCCGCCACGACGAGGACACCCGCGTGCCGGGCTACCAGGGGATGAAGGAGGTGATCGAGAAGGTCGGCACCGACTTCCGGGCCACCACGGCCTTCATCGAGCCCGAGCTCCTCTCCCTGCCCGCGTCCTTTCTCAAGGGACTGACCGGCGCGCCGGACTTTGCGGACTACGACCGCTACCTGAGAGAGGTCCTCCGGCTGAAGCCGCACATCCTCTCGCCGGCCGAGGAGGGGCTGCTGGCTCAGGCCTCCCAGATGCAGAACGCCGGCTACAACGCCTACTCGGCCTTCTCGGGCGCCGACCTGGTCTTCCCCACCGTCAAGGACGAGCGGGGCAAGGAGGTGCGGCTGACGCAGGCGCTCTTCTCGCGCTTCCGGACCTCGCCCGACCGCAAGGTGCGCAAGGCCGCCTTCGACACCCTCTTCAGCACCTACCACGGCTACCGCAACACGCTGGCCTCCCTGCTCTCGGCCCAGGTGAACGCCAACCTGGTCTTCGTCAAGGCGCGCAAGTACTCCTCGGCCCTCGAGGCGGCGCTCTACCCGGACGACATCCCGGTCAGCGTCTACGAAAACATGATCGCCGCGGTGAACCGGCACCTGCCGACCCTGCACCGCTACCTGGCGCTGCGCCGCAAGCGGCTGGGCCTCAAGCAGCTCCACTACTACGACCTCTACGCGCCCATCGTGGAGAAGGTGACGCTCCGCTACCCCGTCCCCAAGGCGCGGCAAACGCTGGTCGAGGCCCTCGCCCCGCTCGGGTCGCCGTACACCGAGGCGCTCGCGCGGGGCCTCGCCGCGGACGCGGGCTGGCTCGACCTCGTGCCGAACAAGGGGAAGCGCAGCGGGGCGTACATGGACGGCAGCGCGTACGACGTGCACCCCTTCGTCCTCGGCAACTACCTCGACGACTACAACTCGCTCTCCATGCTGGCCCACGAGATGGGCCACGCCATGCACTCGCACTTCTCGAACCGGCACCAGCCCTACCCCAAGGCGGACTACTCGATCTTCACCGCCGAGGTCGCCTCCACGCTGAACGAGGCGCTGCTCGCCGAGCACCTGCTCCGCGCCGCGAAGCGCCCCGGCGAGCAGCTCTTTCTCCTTGGCGAGCAGATGGAGGGCTTCCGCCTGACGCTCTTCCGGCAATGCCTCTTCGCCGAATTCGAGCTCGAGCTCTACCGTCGCGCGGAGCGCCAGGAAGCGCTCACCGCGGACGTGCTGAGCGAGCTCTACCTGAAGCTGGCGCGCCGCTACTACGGGCACGACGACAAGGTGGTCGTGGTGGACGAGGCCTACGCCGCCGAGTGGGCCTACATCCCGCACTTCTTCTACAACTTCTACGTCTTCCAGTACGTCACGGGCATCACCGCGGCCACCGCCCTCGCCGAGCTCATCCGCGAGCAGGGTGCGACGGCGCGCGACCGGTACCTCGACAACCTGATCAAGGCCGGCGGTTCCGACGCACCGATCGAGATCTTGAAGCGCGCCGGCGTGGACCTCAGGACGACGCAGCCCTACGACCTCGCGGTAGGAGTATTCAACCGCACGCTCGACCGCGCAGAAGCCCTGTCGTGA